A stretch of DNA from Anopheles nili chromosome 2, idAnoNiliSN_F5_01, whole genome shotgun sequence:
CAGTTTTCCGTGAGTACTCGCAAATTTCTCCTGCGACTCTTCCGATAAATGacgctttttttgctgcaattcgttttttttacagatTCCTGGAAGTTCGCCAATACGAAAGGCTAGCAACGGTTACGGTACCAAAAATACGCCACCACCACGTTCCAAAACTCCACTCGCCGgtcagcagcaaccgcagcagcaacagccacaAATCTCCGTAAAGGGAGTAGAACCGAAGCTGGTGCAGATCATTATGGACGAGATCGTGGAAGGAGGTGCTAAGGTGCAATGGCTGGACATCGCAGGGCAGGAAGTAGCGAAGCAGGCTCTCCAGGAAATGGTCATCCTGCCTTCCGTACGTCCTGAGCTCTTTACCGGGTTGCGGACACCCGCCAAAGGTTTGCTTCTGTTCGGTCCCCCGGGGAACGGGAAAACTCTGCTCGCTCGAGCAGTCGCCACGGAGTGTTCTGCCACGTTTTTCAGCATATCAGCAGCCACGCTGACGAGCAAGTACGTGGGCGATGGTGAGAAGCTAGTACGGGCCCTGTTTGCGGTCGCACGTGAGCTGCAGCCATCGATCATCTTTATCGACGAAGTCGATTCGGTGCTATCCGAGCGCAGTAGCAACGAACATGAAGCCACACGCCGGCTGAAGACGGAATTTCTCGTGCAGTTCGATGGTCTCCCGGCCAACTCTGAGGCAGACAAAATTGTCGTGATGGCTGCCACGAATCGGCCACAGGAGCTGGACGAGGCGGCTTTGCGTCGTTTTCCAAAGCGCGTTTACGTTACTTTGCCCGATCGCGATACTCGCGAGTTGCTGCTAAGGCGATTGCTTCAGAAACAAGGAAGCCCTTTGAGTGATGCGGATCTGTCCCGCTTGGCACTTCTCACCGAAGGATATTCCGGTTCCGACCTAACAGCACTCGCACGTGATGCTGCATTGGAACCAATAAGAGGTAGGAAGCTGACTGAACCGTAACAGCATATGTTTTTCATTGCACTCACCCAACACgatttggtgttttttgtttttgcagaaCTAAACGTCGAGGAAGTGAAAAATATGGACCCAACAAAGCTTCGCAGCATTCGGGAGAGCGATTTTCACAACTCCCTCAAGCGCATCCGCCGCTCGGTTGCACCACAAAGTTTGGTTGCCTACGAGAAGTGGCTGCAGGATTTTGGTGACGTTACGCTGTAAACGGCACGGTAGATAATCAACTTCACATCATCGCCATCCATCAATACGCACAAACTGCTTTGGGGCCGTATTGCCGCTGTTTCCAGTAATTAGACATACGCCAGTACGGCACAGCGCAAATCGGATAACTGCACATATGAAGGTGGCTTCTAGCTAGCTGTGCGTTCCCTTCGTGGAGGACGTGTTAGATGCGTTGAATGCCAATTCCAACAAGGGAGTTCCGTTGTATACTTTCACATTCACACCACCCGCtaggggtttatttttcaagcTCTTTTGCATCAAAATTGAATTCCGCTTTACACAATGATTAGTTAATGCTCCTCGTCAAATCGATCCACCAGGGATCCAGAAATGAGCCGGACTCTAGCAGTATTTGTAatgtttacttttgtttggttgtgaATGAGACGGCTGCCTGGAAACGATGAAACGACGATGAGCGCCTGTGAAGACTAAAATAATTAGGTTACGCTACTAGGTGTGTATTATATTTGTTATGTATATGCCTCGAGACATGTTGCTTAACGTTTAGTTGTTGAATGTATATTTTGTGCTTGTATAATTAACGAACCTGAAAAACGAGTCTACTTTATTCGATGGGTCCCGATGGGAGACACGGGTAGCCACCGTAACCAGTTCTCAAGCAGAGAGAGTCTCGCATTGGTACGAGAGTAAGGAAAGCACCTCCACCGGGAGGATGTACATACTGTGAGTTGTACCGACACACAGACCTGCAGATACCTCTCTCGAAGGCTGCAGAGTAATGTAATCGTAACGATAGAATACACTCAgtgttaaacaaaaacacgtaaCCGACTCACATTCGAAGCAAAATGTCCCTTTTGTAGGCGAAAGGATCGAATCAAAATGCTGCTCAGATGCAACGCTAGCCAGTATCggttagcgttttttttacgatgtAGAGAGGTTTGTGCT
This window harbors:
- the LOC128731780 gene encoding spastin, producing MVRNKYTLTTAGKSPSKKSRTGSISKQHDASDDGESSTLDGNGSGGSGGTGPVGDAADNSSAKRCDSGSVHKQNLYIISFPVIFVFNVLRSLLYQLFIVFRYVYNFTTKVVYKPVKKECGLEIVINEQQQSGAEPQQQAHPLQSSHSGVLVNGEGREMSIQRSASGSQVGPGDPLLAKQKHHHRRAFEYISKALKIDEDNEDQKELAIELYRKGILELERGIAVECWGGRGEVWERAQRLHDKMQTNLSMARDRLQFLASGRKLTVGYKRPGNLGVMNKSQTLPRSMGGTRTTPTGVGSMPKIVPKPAATPPAIRRQFSASNGYGTKNTPPPRSKTPLAGQQQPQQQQPQISVKGVEPKLVQIIMDEIVEGGAKVQWLDIAGQEVAKQALQEMVILPSVRPELFTGLRTPAKGLLLFGPPGNGKTLLARAVATECSATFFSISAATLTSKYVGDGEKLVRALFAVARELQPSIIFIDEVDSVLSERSSNEHEATRRLKTEFLVQFDGLPANSEADKIVVMAATNRPQELDEAALRRFPKRVYVTLPDRDTRELLLRRLLQKQGSPLSDADLSRLALLTEGYSGSDLTALARDAALEPIRELNVEEVKNMDPTKLRSIRESDFHNSLKRIRRSVAPQSLVAYEKWLQDFGDVTL